Within Streptomyces sp. SS1-1, the genomic segment GGCGCGTAGATGGGGTGCGCGTCGCCGCCGGAGACCTGCGCGGCCCGCCGGACGGCCTCCACCGAGCCGCGCTCGGCGGTCCCGGCGTCGTACACGCCCGTCAGCTGGACCACCGTGCACGGGGGCAGCCGGCTGAGGGCGGCCGCCATGTGGATGGTGGACCGGCCCCAGGCCAGGCCCAGCACGTCTCCCTCGTCGACCAGCTCGCCGAGCAGGTCGGCGGCCACCTCTCCCAGGTTCTCCGGGTCGGGCGTCTCCTCGGCGTCGGCCGGGGACTCCACGACCACGGCGTGCCGCAGGCCGTACCGGGCGCGCAGCGCGTCCGAGCGCTCGGCGTCCAGTTCGGCCGGCACGCGGATCTCGATGCGCACCAGATCCCGTTCGAGAGCGGTCTCCAGGACCCGGGCCACCTTGAAGCGGCTGACGCCGAACTCCTCCGCGATCTGGATCTTGGACTTCCCCTCGAGGTAGAAGCGGCGGGCCATGGCCGCCGCCTGCACCAGCTCAGCGGGTCCCATCCGCATGGCTGACCGGCCCGCCGACATACCCGACACGGCGATCTCCTCACTGCTGTTCACACTCTGGATTCGCCGTTCATCCTTGCAGATCCGGCGCACTTGATCCGCCCCGATGGGCGGGCGTTCACGTTCCCTTGGTTCAGTGGCCGCACGCCCAGCCGGCCGTCCTGGTGGCCTCGTCGGCCCGGGCCCGCAGCGCGCGGACCGCTTCCGCCGGGTCGTCGGCCCCGTAGACCGCCGACCCGGCGACGAACACGTCGGCGCCGGCCTCGGCGCATCGCTCGATCGTGGACTCCGACACGCCGCCGTCGACCTGGAGCCACAGCTGCAGACCGTGCTTGCTGATCAACTCGCGGGTGCGGCGGATCTTCGGAAGCATGATGTCCAGGAACGCCTGCCCGCCGAAGCCGGGTTCGACGGTCATGACCAGCAGCATGTCGAGCTCGGGGAGCAGGTCCTCGTAGGGCTCGATGGGCGTGGCCGGCTTGAGCGCCATGGAGGCACGGGCGCCCTTGGCCCTGATCTCCCGGGCCAGCCGCACGGGGGCGGCGGCGGCCTCGACATGGAAGGTGACGGAGGATGCGCCTGCCTCGACGTACTGCGGTGCCCAGCGATCGGGCGCCTCGATCATCAGATGGCAGTCCAGCGGGGTGTCCGTCGCACGGGCCAGTGACTCCACGACCGGCACGCCGAGCGTGAGGTTCGGGACGAAATGGTTGTCCATGACGTCGACGTGGAGGTAGTCGGCTCCGTCGACCGCCTTCGCCTCGTCCGCGAGGCGGGCGAAATCGGCGGACAGGATGCTGGGGTTGATCTGCGCGGCCATGACCCAAGCCTGCCATGCCCCGGCGCGATTGTTACCCCCGGTCCAGACCTCAGACGATCGTCGTATGCCGACGGCGGGCCGCGCGTGCCATGCTGGGCGGCCGACCGGGTCGTCGGACGGCTGCGGGGGTGCCCATGACGGGGACGCGAGGCGTGGCACACCTGGTGTGCGGGCGGCGGGCGAAGTGGGTCGTGCTGGTCCTCTGGCTGGTGGTGCTGTTCGTGACGGCACCGCTGGCCCAGAAGCTGACGGACGCGCAGGACAACGACGCGGCGTCCTGGCTGCCGGGCTCCGCCGAGTCCACGCAGGTCCTGCACCTGGCCGAGAACTTCCGCCCGGAGCAGATCCCGGCGGTCGTGGTCTACGCCCGTGACGGCGGCCTGACGGCCCGGGACCGGGCGGACATCGCCGAGGACGTGGCCGAGCTCAAGCGGCTGACCGCCCACGGCATCCGGGGCGCCGAGACCCGCGGGCCGGTTTTCGACCGGGAGACCGACCCGCGCGCGGCCCAGGTCCTGGTGCCGATCACCATGGACGAGGACGGCTGGCAGCGCATCTCGTCGGCGGTCGACTCCATCCGGGACGTCGTCGGTGACGGCGGCGCCGGGCTCGCCGTGCACATCACGGGCCCCGGCGGCACGTCAGCGGACTTCGCCGAGGCGTTCGAGGGGATCGACTCCACGCTGCTGTTCGCGGCGATGGCGGTCGTCATCGTGATGCTGCTGATCACGTATCGCAGTCCGTCCCTGCTGCTGGTCCCGCTGGTCTCCGTGATCGTCGCCCTGTTCACCGCGCAGGCCCTCATCTACCTGCTCGCGCGGCACGGGGGCCTCACCGTGAACGGGCAGAGCGCGGGCATCCTGACGGTGCTGGTGTTCGGGGCCGGGACGGACTACGCCCTGCTGCTCGTCGCCCGCTACCGGGAGGAACTGCGCCGCCACGACGACCGCCACGAGGCGATGGCGCGCGCCCTGCACCGGGCCGGCCCGGCGGTGATCGCGTCCGGCGCGACCGTCGTGGTGAGCATGCTGGTGCTGCTCGCGGCCGAGATGAACTCCACCAGCGGGCTCGGCCCGGTGGCGGCGATCGGTGTCGCGGTGGCTCTGCTCGCGATGATGAGCCTGTTCCCGGCGCTGCTGGTCGTCTTCGGCCGCTGGATCTTCTGGCCCGTGATCCCGCGGCTCGGCTCGGAGAACCCCGACGACCGGGGCGTCTGGGCGCGGCTCGGCCGCCGTATCTCCCACCGGCCGCGGGCGACCTGGGTGGCCACGGCCGTCGCGCTCGCGATCTGCTCGCTCGGCCTCATCCAGCTGCGCGCGGAGGGCCTGAGCAACGCCGACGCGTTCACGGACAAGCCGGACTCGATCGCCGGCCAGCAGGTCTCGGCCCGGTACTTCCCGGCGGGCAGCGGCGACCCGCTGGTCATCGTCAGCAACAAGGCGCAGGCCGTGCGGGTGGGCCGCGCGGTCGCGGAGACCGAGGGTGTCGTGCCCACGTCGCTGGGCCTGCCGCCGGGCACGAAACCGTCCTGGGACGGCAAGGTGCTCTTCGAGGCGACGATGAGCTCCCCGGCCGACAGCGAGGCCGCCAAACAGACCGTCGAGCGGGTCCGGGACGCCGTGCACGCGGTGCCGGACGCCGACGCGAAGGTGGGGGGCGGCACGGCGGCGCTGCTGGACGCGGACCGGGCGACCACCCACGACAACATCCTGATCATCCCGCTGGTGCTGGTCGTGGTCCTGCTGATCCTGAGCGTCCTGCTGCGGGCGCTCATCGCGCCGCTGCTGCTGGTCGGGACGGTGATCCTGTCGTTCACCGCCGCCCTCGGCATCAGCGCGCTGGCGTTCCGCCACGTCTTCGACTACGCGGGCGAGGCGACGGACTTCCCGCTGTTCGTCTTCGTCTTCCTCGTGGCCCTGGGCATCGACTACAACATCTTCCTCACCACGCGCATCCGCGAGGAGGCCACCCACCAGGGCACCCGCCCGGGCGTGGTCACGGGCCTCGCCGCGACGGGCGCGGTCATCACCTCGGCCGGTCTGGTCCTCGCGGGCACCTTCGCCGCCCTCGGCACGCTGCCGATGGTCGCCTTCGCCGAGATCGGCTTCACGGTGGCCCTGGGCGTGCTCCTGGACACGTTCATCGTGCGGTCGGTCCTGGTGACGTCCCTGTTCCTGGACGTGGGCCCGGCCGTGTGGTGGCCGAACCGCCTGGAACCGGCGGCGCCCGCGCGCGAGTGACGCGCGAGTCCCGGTCAGGCCTGCGAGCGTCAGGCCACGCGCCGCATCAGCGCCAGATACATCGCGTCCGTGCCGTGCACATGGGGCCACAACTGCACGTCGGGGCCCTCCCCCAGCTCGGGCACGCCCGGCAGCAGACCGCGCGCGTCGATCAGTTCGACGCCGGTGCGCTGCTTGAGGACGTCGTCCACGACGGCCCGGGTCTCCGCGAGGTGCGGGGAGCAGGTGGCGTATCCGACGATCCCGCCCACCCGTACGGCGTCCAGCGCGCTGCGCAGCAGACCCCGCTGCAACGGACCGAACCCGTCGAGGTCCTCGGGCCTCCGGCGCCACCGCGCCTCGGGCCGGCGCCGCAGCGCGCCCAGACCCGTGCACGGCACGTCCACCAGCACCCGGTCGAAGCTGCCCGGCCGCCACGCGGGCCGCGTCCCGTCGGCGGCGATCACCTGGTAGGGCCCCGGGTTGCCGGCCAGCGCGCGGGCCACGAGCCCGGCCCGGTGCGGCTGCTTCTCGGAGGCCACCAGCATCGCGCCGCGCTCGGCGGCCACCGCGCCGAGCAGCGCCGCCTTGCCACCGGGTCCCGCGCACCCGTCGAGCCAGCGCCGGTCGGGGCCCTCCAGCGGCGCGTTGGCCACCGCGAGCGCGACGAGCTGACTGCCCTCGTCCTGCACGCCCGCGCGCCCCTCGCGCACTGCCTCGATCGCGCCGGGCTCCCCACCCTCGGCGAGCCGCACGGCGTACGGGGACCAGCGGCCCGGCACGGCGGCCTCCTCGGCCAGCAGCTCCTCGGTCGTGGCCCGGCCCGGCCGCGCGACCAGCGTCACCTCGGGGCGCTCGTTGTCGGCCTCCAGCAGTCGCTCGATCCCGGCCCGGCCGCCGCCGAGCGAGTCCCACAGCGCGGAGACGACCCAGCGCGGGTGCGAGTGCACGACGGAGAGGTGGTCCTCGGGGTCGTCGTCGTAGGGCGGGGCGACCCGCTCGATCCATCCGTCCAGGTCGTCCTGGGCGACCTTGCGCAGCACGGCGTTGACGAACTTGGCACGCCCGTCACCGAGCACGACCCGGGCCAGCTCCACCGAGGCGGACACGGCCGCGTGCGTCGGGATGCGCGTCCCGAGGAGCTGGTGGGTGCCGAGGCTCAGCACGTCGAGCACCGGCGGGTCCACCTCACGCAGCGGCCGGTCCACACAGGCGGAGATGACCGCGTCGTACGTGCCCTGCCGGCGCAGCGTCCCGTAGACCAGCTCGGTCGCGAGCGCGGCGTCCCGGCCGTCGAAGTCGCCCTTCTCGCGCGCCTTGCGGAGCAGCGGCGGCAGCACGAGGTTGGCGTACGCGTCCCGCTCGTCCACGGCGCGCAGCGCCTCGAAGGCGAGGATGCGGACGGGGTCCTTCTGGGGCCGACGGTAGGGCTTGCCGGGCCTGCGGGGCCGACGAGAGGTGTCGCTCACGAAAAAGGTGCTCCGGATTGCTGGACGAGAGATACGCCCAGCCTACGTCCCGGCAGGGCCCCGGTGTGCCGCGGTCAGGCCCCGACCCGCTCGCCCGCGGCGATACGCGCGCCGCGCGCCCAGTCCGCCGCCCGCATGGGCTTCTTGCCCTGCGCCTGCACCCACAGCAGCTCGACGGCGTACGAGCCGGTTCCGACGTACACGTTGTTCTTCCCGGCGGCGAGCTCGCCCGGCGCGAGGTCGTCCCGGCCCGGCACCGGCTGCACCTGGACAAGCTTCAGGCGCTCGCCGCGGAACGTGGTCCAGGCGCCCGGCGCGGGCGTGCACCCGCGCACGACCCGGTCGACGCGCAGGGAGGGGGCGGTCCAGTCGACGTGGGCGTCCTCGACGTTGACCTTGGGGGCGAGGCTGACGCCGTCGGCGGGCTGCGGCACGGCCTTCAGGGTGCCGTCCTCGATGCCGTCCATGGTGGCGGCGAGCAGCCCCGCGCCCGCGAAGGCGAGACGGGTGAGCAGGTCGCCGCTGGTGTCGGTGGGCCGGATCTCCTCGGTGACCGTCCCGTAGACCGGCCCGGAGTCCAGGCCCTCCTCGATGAGGAAGGTGGAGGCGCCGGTGATCTCGTCGCCGGCCATGATGGCGTGCTGCACGGGGGCGGCGCCGCGCCAGGCGGGCAGCAGCGAGAAGTGCAGGTTGACCCAGCCGTGGGCGGGGATGTCGAGGGCGACGCGCGGCAGCAGGGCGCCGTACGCGACGACGGGGCAGCAGTCGGGCGCGATCTCCCGCAGCCGCTCCAGGAACTCCGGATCGCGCGGCTTGGCGGGCTTGAGCACCTCGATCCCGGCCTCGGCGGCCCGCTCGGCCACCGGGCTCGCGACCATCCGCCGTCCGCGTCCGGCCTGCGCGTCGGGCCGGGTGACGACGGCGGCCACCTCGTGCCGCCCGGAGGCGATCAGAGCGTCCAGAGCGGGAACGGCGACCTCGGGGGTGCCGGCGAAGACGAGCTTCATGGGTGGGCGGGGCCTCTCGGGCGGGGGCGGCTGGGCGACGCACCAGTCTATGGGTGCGGGGGCCTCTGACTCACGCCGGAGCACCGGCCGTTCGGGACCCCGTCCCACCTGCCGTCGCCCGCGGCGCGCACCCCTCCACCGGGCGTAGGCATATGCCCACACGCCCCCACAGCGTGACCAGCGGCGCGCTGCCGCGTTGGTCAAGAAAGAGTTGACCCCATCGGGCCGCAGACGCCGACATGGCGGCCCGCCCCTTTCACGCCGGTTCGAGAGGCTTGTTCATGGCCGACCACGCAACCCACGACGCCCAGGCTCGGGCCAGCCTGCACTTGCTGGTGCGGGACATCGAGCGGGTCCGCCGGCAGGTGGACGCACTGCGTACCCTCACCGCCCAGCTGGGCAACGTCTACCGCCCGCGCCGCTCCGGCCCGTCCACGGGCTTCGTCGTCTACGGGCGCGCCCCCGCGCCGACGGTCCGCCTCGCCCAGGAGCTGCGGGACAGTGTCGAGACGCTGGTCACGGCGGCCGTCGACTTCGACCGCTCGCTGGGCTTCTCCTGGGACGCGGTCGGTTCCGCCCTCGGCGTCACCAAGCAGGCCGTCCACCGCCGCTACGGCGCACGCCGCGCCGCCGCCCAGGCCGCGGCCGAGGCGGAGCGCACGTCCGAGCCGGCCGGCACCCGCACGGTCAACGTCTCCACCGCCCTGCCGACGGTGCCGACGGTCCCCGCCGCCCGCTCGATGCCGACCCAGCCGACGGCCGGCAGCCCCGCCCTCCGCGACGAGGCCCGCCCCACGGCCTTCCCGGGCCCCCGCAACGGCTGACACCCCCTCGACTC encodes:
- the fmt gene encoding methionyl-tRNA formyltransferase; protein product: MKLVFAGTPEVAVPALDALIASGRHEVAAVVTRPDAQAGRGRRMVASPVAERAAEAGIEVLKPAKPRDPEFLERLREIAPDCCPVVAYGALLPRVALDIPAHGWVNLHFSLLPAWRGAAPVQHAIMAGDEITGASTFLIEEGLDSGPVYGTVTEEIRPTDTSGDLLTRLAFAGAGLLAATMDGIEDGTLKAVPQPADGVSLAPKVNVEDAHVDWTAPSLRVDRVVRGCTPAPGAWTTFRGERLKLVQVQPVPGRDDLAPGELAAGKNNVYVGTGSYAVELLWVQAQGKKPMRAADWARGARIAAGERVGA
- a CDS encoding RsmB/NOP family class I SAM-dependent RNA methyltransferase yields the protein MSDTSRRPRRPGKPYRRPQKDPVRILAFEALRAVDERDAYANLVLPPLLRKAREKGDFDGRDAALATELVYGTLRRQGTYDAVISACVDRPLREVDPPVLDVLSLGTHQLLGTRIPTHAAVSASVELARVVLGDGRAKFVNAVLRKVAQDDLDGWIERVAPPYDDDPEDHLSVVHSHPRWVVSALWDSLGGGRAGIERLLEADNERPEVTLVARPGRATTEELLAEEAAVPGRWSPYAVRLAEGGEPGAIEAVREGRAGVQDEGSQLVALAVANAPLEGPDRRWLDGCAGPGGKAALLGAVAAERGAMLVASEKQPHRAGLVARALAGNPGPYQVIAADGTRPAWRPGSFDRVLVDVPCTGLGALRRRPEARWRRRPEDLDGFGPLQRGLLRSALDAVRVGGIVGYATCSPHLAETRAVVDDVLKQRTGVELIDARGLLPGVPELGEGPDVQLWPHVHGTDAMYLALMRRVA
- a CDS encoding sugar-binding transcriptional regulator, translating into MNSSEEIAVSGMSAGRSAMRMGPAELVQAAAMARRFYLEGKSKIQIAEEFGVSRFKVARVLETALERDLVRIEIRVPAELDAERSDALRARYGLRHAVVVESPADAEETPDPENLGEVAADLLGELVDEGDVLGLAWGRSTIHMAAALSRLPPCTVVQLTGVYDAGTAERGSVEAVRRAAQVSGGDAHPIYAPMLLPDAATAKALRHQTGIARAFEYFDKVTVACVSIGSWEPGISTVHDMLSDEERAHYASLGVAAEMSAHLFDAQGRRVGRDLGERCITVKADQLRRIPEVVAIAGGARKAAAIDAVLRSGLVTSLVTDTSAADVLMTAGPAPKPALSRSDPDGN
- the rpe gene encoding ribulose-phosphate 3-epimerase translates to MAAQINPSILSADFARLADEAKAVDGADYLHVDVMDNHFVPNLTLGVPVVESLARATDTPLDCHLMIEAPDRWAPQYVEAGASSVTFHVEAAAAPVRLAREIRAKGARASMALKPATPIEPYEDLLPELDMLLVMTVEPGFGGQAFLDIMLPKIRRTRELISKHGLQLWLQVDGGVSESTIERCAEAGADVFVAGSAVYGADDPAEAVRALRARADEATRTAGWACGH
- a CDS encoding MMPL family transporter; the encoded protein is MTGTRGVAHLVCGRRAKWVVLVLWLVVLFVTAPLAQKLTDAQDNDAASWLPGSAESTQVLHLAENFRPEQIPAVVVYARDGGLTARDRADIAEDVAELKRLTAHGIRGAETRGPVFDRETDPRAAQVLVPITMDEDGWQRISSAVDSIRDVVGDGGAGLAVHITGPGGTSADFAEAFEGIDSTLLFAAMAVVIVMLLITYRSPSLLLVPLVSVIVALFTAQALIYLLARHGGLTVNGQSAGILTVLVFGAGTDYALLLVARYREELRRHDDRHEAMARALHRAGPAVIASGATVVVSMLVLLAAEMNSTSGLGPVAAIGVAVALLAMMSLFPALLVVFGRWIFWPVIPRLGSENPDDRGVWARLGRRISHRPRATWVATAVALAICSLGLIQLRAEGLSNADAFTDKPDSIAGQQVSARYFPAGSGDPLVIVSNKAQAVRVGRAVAETEGVVPTSLGLPPGTKPSWDGKVLFEATMSSPADSEAAKQTVERVRDAVHAVPDADAKVGGGTAALLDADRATTHDNILIIPLVLVVVLLILSVLLRALIAPLLLVGTVILSFTAALGISALAFRHVFDYAGEATDFPLFVFVFLVALGIDYNIFLTTRIREEATHQGTRPGVVTGLAATGAVITSAGLVLAGTFAALGTLPMVAFAEIGFTVALGVLLDTFIVRSVLVTSLFLDVGPAVWWPNRLEPAAPARE